The DNA sequence AGGACGGACTTCAGCGAAATTTTCAATCGGAAAAGTCCAGTCAAACCACGTAGGAAAGCTTACGTGGAATGGATATtctcttattttcttcttccttaAAACGCGACAGTGTGTGCAGCGTGCCGTTTCTGTGGTACCCAAATGGACACGAAGAGAGGGAATCAGAGACAATATCGACACCTGGTCTTTTCGCCCAGTGAACTCCGATTACGAGGCTTGCACTCTATCCTAGATCTTCCCATTTTCAAGAAGATCCCGGGCTCGATCCGGTTTAGTATCAAGTGATTCTCTacctatacaattttttttttttccctccagaGCTGTACAAGTCTTTCTtaccttttaattaatttatttctttatttttggtgtTTTCTTTTCGCCGTGATATTTAATAATCTATTGGATATTGATCCATTTAATTGAGTTTATCACTCaatatcagtttttttttttttttagttcttctaTTTCTGATTGTGAATTTATTACATCTTTACTTTATTAAAGTATCAGAACTGTGTTAATACTTGATAGTAGAAAAAGTGGTAAAATACTAgttcttttttcaaaataaaattcaatctcaaaaaaCTTGATAAAAGAGTAATGAATCGTTTTcgttgttacttttttttttttcccccctttaatTGATATCCATCCTTGAATGATATAATTAAGGATAACTAGATGATTtagtttttttctctctctctctctctctctcagacaaaaaaagaaaaaacatttaaaaaattttgtttactattattattattattttattttattgcaaaaaggaaaaaatatttattatttaacaaaaaatcaacATAGAAAGACGTGGCAGTCATTAGGAATTTTTTACAATAAACAGAGTGAGAACAGGATGCGGGGCAGATGAGGTAGGACTATTGGAATGGCGGTGACTTCGGTGGGACCCAGTAGAGGAAAAACAAAAGTCCGAGAGCATCGGCCACGTCAGAAGCGAAGGCGACGTTGAGGAGCTGGGACCCACATCAAACATTTTTCCAGGCCCTATTAGTAATTTTACTTCTACCGTACAGGTCTACTAATATACTCTCCGCGGTTAGCACACCACAGCCCGGCCAGTAGCCGCTGGGTTCGAGTCTTGGGGGGTGGGGGAAAAGGATGCCTGGGggcataacaaaaaaaaaaaatatatatatatatatatatatactctccGCGACTATCCGCCACATCAATCACCCACCCACTCTCACTCACATGctcttttttatttccttcttaatgGCTCTTTGAGAGACTCCCAAATAGAAATGGATTCCACCGCCTATCGCCACCGGCGGTCGCCCGCCTCGGACCGATTCCTCACCATCTTCTCCTTCTCACCACCATCCTCTGCGATAGCCACCGGTGGCGACGAGCTCGTCGAAGCCGAAGTGTTTTGGACCAACGACTTCATCGAACAGAACCAGAACCAGAACCCCCATGGTTCGACCCTCTCTCGCTCTTCCTCTAACCTTCATAGCTTTGACGTAGATCATCCAAAGAACTCTGGAATTCTTGCAGTACTGCCTGAACCACCCGATCATGGCCCACAAACCACCCTGTACCACAAACCCTCACTCTCATCGTCGTCGAGGCTGATTCCGGTGATACCTAGGCCTCCTCAGAATCAGGGCTCGCAAGATAAAGACTATTCCCAGTCTGCGCCGTCCGCGAAGTTCCACAAGTCGGCTCCCATGAACGTCCCTGTGCTCTCCAAGGCCATGGAAACGCCAAGAAAGACACAGATTTTTTTTGTGGATGACGACGATGGTGACGATGAGATTTTGCCCCCACACGAGATCGTTG is a window from the Ziziphus jujuba cultivar Dongzao chromosome 11, ASM3175591v1 genome containing:
- the LOC107416337 gene encoding protein S40-7; protein product: MDSTAYRHRRSPASDRFLTIFSFSPPSSAIATGGDELVEAEVFWTNDFIEQNQNQNPHGSTLSRSSSNLHSFDVDHPKNSGILAVLPEPPDHGPQTTLYHKPSLSSSSRLIPVIPRPPQNQGSQDKDYSQSAPSAKFHKSAPMNVPVLSKAMETPRKTQIFFVDDDDGDDEILPPHEIVARGSGMSPKTTFSVLEGVGRTLKGRDLRQVRNAIWRKTGFLD